A genomic stretch from Oxyura jamaicensis isolate SHBP4307 breed ruddy duck unplaced genomic scaffold, BPBGC_Ojam_1.0 oxyUn_random_OJ80886, whole genome shotgun sequence includes:
- the LOC118160079 gene encoding UDP-glucuronosyltransferase 1A1-like — MAPVPASHPQVAVTLVLLLSVLGLAAGGKLLVVPVDGSHWLSMREVLDGLSEKGHEIVVVAPEVSLYIKPRKSFVMKMYPVPFTQEDMDENFHAFSQEAFQEGSFLDLEESKYDALFTDPVIPCGQILAEHLSVPSVYFLRGIPCGIDFEATQCPNPPSYVPRVFTEHTDRMNFLQRVKNLVFDVQNFFLCDFMYQPYSKLASEFLQRDVTVLDLLRKASIWLLRLDFVLDYPRPLMPNIILIGGVNCAHKELPQVGHA; from the coding sequence AGTGACACTGGTTCTGCTCCTGTCTGTGCTCGGTctggctgctggtgggaagctgctggtggtgcccGTAGATGGGAGTCATTGGCTCAGCATGCGGGAAGTGTTGGATGGTCTCAGTGAGAAAGGGCATGAAATAGTCGTCGTTGCACCAGAAGTCAGTTTATACATAAAGCCAAGAAAGAgttttgttatgaaaatgtaCCCAGTCCCTTTCACACAGGAAGACATGGATGAGAATTTCCATGCATTTTCACAGGAAGCATTTCAAGAAGGATCCTTTCTTGATCTTGAGGAGAGCAAGTATGATGCTCTCTTTACGGATCCTGTAATACCTTGCGGGCAGATACTGGCTGAGCATCTTTCAGTCCCTTCTGTCTATTTTTTGAGAGGAATTCCATGTGGCATAGATTTTGAAGCCACTCAGTGTCCCAATCCCCCTTCTTATGTCCCCAGGGTGTTTACAGAACACACAGACCGTATGAACTTCCTCCAGCGTGTGAAGAATCTAGTCTTTGATGTCCAaaattttttcctctgtgacttTATGTATCAGCCGTACTCCAAACTGGCTTCTGAGTTCCTTCAGCGAGATGTGACTGTGTTAGATCTCTTACGCAAGGCTTCCATATGGCTTCTGAGGTTAGACTTTGTGTTAGATTATCCAAGACCGTTGATGCCCAACATAATTTTAATTGGCGGAGTGAATTGTGCCCACAAGGAGCTACCACAGGTAGGTCATGCTTGA